In Hahella sp. KA22, one genomic interval encodes:
- the urtA gene encoding urea ABC transporter substrate-binding protein: MKKMSRRVGIGLSALALSISASLAQAADTIKVGVLHSLSGTMAISETTLKDTVLMLVDEQNKKGGLLGKKLEAVVVDPASNWPLFAEKARELLEKDKVDVVFGCWTSVSRKSVLPVFEELNGLLFYPVQYEGEESSKNVFYTGAAPNQQAVPAVDYLMDELGVKRWVLAGTDYVYPRTTNKILEAYLKAKGVKQEDIMINYTPFGHSDWQSIVSDIKKFGSAGKKTAVVSTINGDANVPFYKELGNQGISAEDIPVVAFSVGEEELSGLDTKPLVGHLAAWNYFMSVDAEANDEFIDSWKTFIKDKKRVTNDPMEAHYIGFNMWAEAVKKAGTTDPDVVGQAIVGVTVPNLSGGYATMMPNHHITKPVLIGEIQEDGQFETVWRTSGAVMGDAWSDYLPGSKDLTADWTLPLSCGNYNVKTGKCSGQNY, from the coding sequence ATGAAAAAAATGTCTAGGCGTGTTGGGATTGGTTTGAGCGCGTTGGCCCTTTCAATCAGCGCCTCTCTGGCGCAGGCGGCGGACACTATCAAGGTGGGCGTTCTGCACAGCCTGAGCGGAACCATGGCTATCAGCGAGACAACTCTGAAGGATACAGTTCTCATGCTCGTGGATGAGCAAAACAAGAAGGGCGGCCTGCTTGGCAAGAAGCTGGAAGCCGTCGTGGTTGATCCCGCTTCCAACTGGCCTCTGTTCGCCGAGAAAGCGCGCGAGCTGTTGGAAAAAGACAAAGTGGATGTAGTGTTCGGCTGCTGGACGTCCGTCTCACGCAAATCCGTATTGCCGGTATTTGAAGAACTGAACGGCCTGTTGTTCTATCCGGTGCAATACGAAGGGGAAGAGTCCTCCAAGAATGTTTTTTATACTGGCGCCGCGCCCAACCAGCAGGCGGTTCCCGCGGTGGACTATTTAATGGATGAATTGGGCGTTAAGCGCTGGGTGCTGGCGGGCACTGACTATGTGTATCCGCGCACCACCAACAAAATTCTGGAAGCCTACTTGAAAGCGAAAGGCGTCAAGCAGGAAGACATCATGATCAACTATACGCCTTTCGGACACTCCGACTGGCAGAGCATTGTCTCCGATATCAAGAAGTTCGGTTCCGCCGGTAAGAAAACCGCAGTGGTGTCCACCATCAACGGCGACGCCAACGTGCCTTTCTATAAAGAACTGGGCAACCAGGGTATTTCCGCGGAAGACATCCCGGTCGTGGCGTTCTCGGTTGGCGAAGAAGAATTGTCCGGGCTGGACACCAAGCCTTTGGTCGGCCATCTGGCGGCCTGGAACTATTTCATGAGCGTGGACGCGGAAGCGAATGATGAATTCATCGATTCCTGGAAAACCTTTATCAAGGATAAAAAGCGCGTCACCAACGATCCCATGGAAGCGCATTACATCGGCTTCAACATGTGGGCGGAAGCGGTCAAGAAAGCCGGGACCACAGATCCTGATGTGGTAGGGCAGGCGATTGTCGGCGTCACGGTGCCGAACCTGTCCGGCGGCTACGCCACCATGATGCCCAACCACCATATCACCAAGCCGGTGCTGATCGGTGAAATTCAGGAAGACGGTCAGTTCGAAACGGTGTGGCGCACTTCCGGCGCCGTCATGGGCGACGCCTGGTCCGACTATCTGCCGGGCAGCAAAGACCTGACGGCGGACTGGACGCTGCCGTTGAGTTGCGGCAATTACAACGTCAAAACCGGCAAGTGCTCCGGGCAAAACTATTAA
- a CDS encoding urease accessory protein UreD has product MAQHSLNDLPQRDRNERVHALFQGAAGKKKVADRDRDPSVKVRSVMLAEQFTDKNKQAEQELNPGSSTTAGARNWRASLTLNLTKESNRTILKQAAHQGPLRVQRPFYPEGAQRPHIYILHPPGGLVCGDEIDINARVEHGAGALFTTPSAGKIYRTDAAGHRQCQTVRLHCADADSLEWLPQENIIYDGADGAQTLQLHTSPASRFIAWEITALGRPAADAPFARGAFTQTTLILRDGAPCFFERVALRGEGPGFKEPWGLQGQQVYGSLLAGYVQDSPQRLLQQCREALQTDAAIAALEAGKDLRWTLTRKDDLIILRALCQQSEPIKRLFMAAWSLLRPTLIGVESHPPRIWAT; this is encoded by the coding sequence TTGGCACAGCATTCGCTTAATGACTTGCCACAACGAGACAGAAACGAGCGCGTCCACGCATTGTTTCAGGGCGCAGCGGGTAAGAAGAAAGTCGCGGACAGAGATCGCGACCCCAGCGTAAAGGTACGCAGCGTAATGCTTGCAGAGCAATTCACCGATAAAAACAAGCAGGCGGAGCAGGAATTGAATCCTGGCTCTTCCACTACCGCCGGCGCCAGAAACTGGCGGGCGTCGCTCACATTAAACCTGACCAAAGAGTCAAATCGCACCATATTGAAGCAAGCCGCTCACCAAGGCCCTTTGCGGGTGCAGCGACCGTTTTATCCAGAAGGCGCGCAGCGTCCCCACATCTATATATTGCATCCTCCCGGCGGTCTGGTTTGCGGAGATGAAATCGACATCAACGCCAGGGTGGAGCATGGCGCGGGCGCGCTGTTCACCACCCCCTCCGCCGGCAAAATCTATCGCACTGACGCAGCCGGACACCGGCAATGTCAGACCGTTCGGCTGCACTGCGCCGACGCGGACAGCCTGGAGTGGCTGCCCCAGGAAAATATTATTTACGACGGCGCCGATGGCGCACAAACCTTGCAGCTGCATACCAGCCCCGCCAGCCGCTTTATCGCCTGGGAAATCACCGCATTGGGACGCCCGGCGGCGGACGCCCCATTCGCCCGCGGCGCGTTTACCCAGACCACCCTGATTCTGCGTGACGGCGCGCCCTGCTTCTTTGAACGCGTCGCGTTGCGCGGCGAAGGCCCCGGGTTTAAAGAGCCCTGGGGGCTGCAAGGACAACAGGTTTACGGATCGCTGCTCGCCGGATACGTGCAGGATTCGCCGCAAAGGCTGCTGCAACAGTGCCGCGAGGCGTTACAGACGGATGCCGCCATCGCCGCCCTCGAAGCTGGCAAAGACTTACGCTGGACCCTGACGCGCAAGGACGACCTGATCATCCTGCGCGCCCTGTGCCAGCAGTCGGAGCCCATCAAGCGGTTGTTTATGGCGGCGTGGTCCCTGCTGCGTCCGACGTTAATCGGCGTGGAAAGTCATCCACCACGAATCTGGGCGACCTGA
- the ureA gene encoding urease subunit gamma → MELTPREKDKLLLYTAALVAERRKARGLKLNYPEAMAYLSMEIVEGARDGRSVAELMAYGRTLLTRDDVMEGIPEMIPEVQVEATFPDGTKLVTVHNPIP, encoded by the coding sequence ATGGAACTCACTCCTAGAGAGAAAGACAAACTGCTGCTGTACACCGCCGCGCTGGTGGCGGAGCGTCGCAAAGCACGGGGTTTGAAACTGAATTATCCGGAGGCGATGGCTTACCTGAGCATGGAAATCGTGGAAGGCGCCCGGGATGGCCGCAGCGTAGCGGAGCTGATGGCTTACGGTCGCACGCTGCTGACGCGGGATGACGTCATGGAAGGCATACCGGAAATGATTCCAGAGGTGCAGGTGGAAGCTACCTTCCCGGACGGCACCAAACTGGTCACGGTCCACAACCCTATCCCTTAA
- a CDS encoding urease subunit beta yields MIPGEIDALPGDIEINAGLPTITVEVTNTGDRPVQVGSHYHFFETNPALSFPREQARGFRLNIAAGTAVRFEPGQTRTVELVALGGKRKVYGFRGDVMGDL; encoded by the coding sequence ATGATTCCAGGAGAAATAGACGCCCTCCCCGGCGACATCGAAATCAACGCCGGCCTGCCGACCATTACCGTGGAAGTCACCAATACCGGCGACCGGCCGGTGCAAGTGGGCTCTCATTATCACTTTTTTGAAACCAACCCGGCGCTGTCCTTTCCGCGAGAGCAGGCGCGCGGCTTCCGCCTGAACATCGCCGCTGGGACCGCCGTGCGTTTCGAACCCGGACAAACCCGCACGGTGGAGCTGGTCGCCCTGGGCGGCAAGCGCAAGGTTTATGGTTTCCGCGGTGATGTCATGGGCGACTTATGA
- the ureC gene encoding urease subunit alpha: MAKISRAAYADMFGPTVGDRVRLGDTELWIEVEKDYAAYGHEVKFGGGKVIRDGMGQSQRPNTEAVDTVITNAMILDHWGIVKADIGLKQGRIAAIGKAGNPDIQDNIDIIIGPGTEVIAGEGMIATAGGIDAHIHFICPQQIEEALMSGVTTMLGGGTGPATGTNATTCTPGPWHMGKMLQAADAFPMNLGFLGKGNASLPAALEEQMLAGAMGLKLHEDWGTTPASIDNCLNIAEKYDVQVAIHTDTLNESGFVEDTLAAFKGRTIHTYHTEGAGGGHAPDIIKACGELNVLPSSTNPTRPYTINTVDEHLDMLMVCHHLDPDIPEDVAFADSRIRKETIAAEDILHDLGAFSMISSDSQAMGRVGEVVCRTWQTAHKMKVQRGPLAQDSERADNFRAKRYIAKYTINPAIAHGIAHEVGSLEPGKLADIILWRPAFFGAKPSLIIKGGMIAAAPMGDANASIPTPQPVHYRPMFGAFGQAMQQTRLTFVCQAALDNGVKEQFGLQSPLSACRNTRTVTKKSMVLNDLTPQMEVDSQTYEVRANGELLVCEPAKVLPLAQRYFLF, from the coding sequence ATGGCAAAGATTTCTAGAGCCGCCTACGCCGACATGTTCGGGCCAACCGTAGGCGACCGGGTGCGCCTGGGCGACACCGAATTATGGATTGAAGTGGAAAAAGATTACGCCGCCTACGGCCACGAAGTGAAATTCGGCGGCGGAAAGGTTATCCGTGACGGCATGGGACAGTCGCAACGCCCTAATACGGAAGCGGTGGACACCGTCATCACCAATGCGATGATTCTCGACCACTGGGGCATCGTCAAGGCGGATATCGGACTTAAGCAGGGTCGCATCGCCGCCATCGGCAAAGCCGGCAACCCAGATATTCAGGACAACATCGACATCATTATCGGTCCCGGCACGGAAGTTATCGCCGGCGAAGGCATGATCGCCACCGCTGGCGGCATCGACGCCCACATACATTTCATCTGTCCGCAGCAAATCGAAGAAGCATTGATGTCCGGCGTCACCACCATGCTGGGCGGCGGCACCGGCCCCGCCACCGGCACCAACGCCACCACCTGCACGCCCGGCCCCTGGCATATGGGCAAGATGCTGCAAGCCGCCGACGCCTTTCCCATGAATCTGGGCTTTCTAGGCAAAGGCAACGCCAGTCTGCCGGCGGCGCTGGAAGAACAGATGCTCGCCGGCGCCATGGGCTTGAAGCTGCACGAGGACTGGGGCACCACCCCCGCCTCCATCGACAACTGCCTCAATATCGCCGAGAAATACGATGTGCAGGTAGCCATTCACACCGACACGTTGAACGAGTCCGGATTTGTGGAAGACACGCTGGCGGCGTTCAAGGGACGCACCATCCATACCTATCACACCGAAGGCGCCGGCGGCGGTCACGCGCCGGACATTATCAAGGCCTGCGGCGAACTGAACGTGCTGCCCTCGTCCACTAATCCGACCCGGCCTTACACCATCAATACGGTGGATGAGCATCTGGACATGCTCATGGTGTGTCACCATCTGGACCCGGATATCCCAGAAGACGTCGCCTTCGCCGACTCCCGCATCCGTAAGGAAACCATCGCTGCGGAAGACATCCTGCACGATCTTGGCGCATTCAGCATGATCTCCTCCGACTCCCAGGCCATGGGCCGGGTTGGCGAAGTAGTCTGCCGCACCTGGCAGACCGCCCACAAAATGAAAGTGCAGCGTGGCCCGTTGGCGCAGGACTCTGAACGCGCTGATAATTTCCGCGCCAAGCGCTACATCGCCAAATACACCATCAATCCCGCCATCGCGCACGGCATCGCTCATGAAGTGGGGTCGCTGGAGCCCGGCAAGCTGGCGGATATCATTTTATGGCGGCCAGCCTTCTTCGGCGCCAAACCCTCCCTGATCATCAAAGGCGGTATGATCGCCGCCGCCCCCATGGGCGACGCCAACGCGTCCATTCCGACGCCGCAGCCAGTGCATTATCGCCCCATGTTCGGCGCCTTCGGTCAGGCCATGCAGCAGACCCGCCTCACCTTTGTCTGTCAGGCCGCTCTGGATAACGGCGTAAAAGAGCAGTTCGGTTTGCAGTCCCCGCTCAGCGCCTGTCGCAACACCCGCACTGTCACCAAGAAAAGCATGGTGCTGAACGACCTGACGCCGCAGATGGAAGTGGATTCGCAAACCTATGAAGTGCGCGCCAACGGCGAGCTGCTGGTCTGCGAGCCTGCCAAGGTGTTGCCTCTGGCGCAGCGCTATTTTCTGTTTTAA
- the ureE gene encoding urease accessory protein UreE, whose protein sequence is MIRITERYVEETQTPSIAGVISLTYDERKRGRLRAQTQSGQDVGLFLERGKTLLDGDLLLAENGDIYAISAAPETVATAQASDPRQFAQICYHLGNRHTPLQIGEFWVRFQPDHVLEDLCRLYGLEVVRESAPFNPENGAYGGHSGHGGHHHGHSHDQSRQDAKELSARYHFHGQDHEHPHGHVHLHSHPHEH, encoded by the coding sequence ATGATTCGCATCACTGAACGCTACGTCGAGGAAACCCAAACGCCCTCCATCGCAGGCGTCATCAGCCTCACTTACGATGAACGTAAACGCGGCCGCTTGCGCGCCCAAACCCAGTCCGGCCAAGACGTCGGGCTGTTTCTGGAGCGCGGCAAAACCCTACTGGACGGCGACCTGTTGCTGGCGGAAAACGGCGATATTTACGCCATCAGCGCCGCGCCAGAAACCGTCGCGACCGCCCAGGCCAGCGATCCACGTCAGTTTGCGCAAATTTGCTACCACCTGGGCAACCGACATACGCCATTGCAGATTGGCGAGTTCTGGGTCCGATTCCAACCGGATCACGTGCTGGAGGATCTGTGCCGCCTGTATGGATTGGAAGTCGTGCGAGAATCCGCGCCGTTCAATCCTGAAAACGGCGCCTATGGCGGACATAGCGGACACGGCGGCCACCATCATGGCCATTCTCACGATCAGAGCCGTCAGGACGCCAAAGAGCTCAGTGCGCGCTACCATTTTCACGGGCAGGATCATGAGCATCCACATGGTCATGTTCACCTTCATTCGCACCCTCACGAGCATTAA
- a CDS encoding urease accessory protein UreF, whose translation MPPLALLKLMNLTSPALPVGAFAYSQGLEWAIDHGGVDTPEKIHNWLQGVISQGLGKTDLPVLFKLLQAWRANDHEQINYWNAWLLAARETQELLDEDRHVGKALAKLLRDLGVPGAEPWLAQPASLLTLWTLACAHWDIDAENAALGFLWSWLENQIAVAGKTLPLAQTAAQRILQRLMPVLTETVAAATQIKEENFGASLPGWAMACANHETQYSRLFRS comes from the coding sequence ATGCCGCCTTTAGCGTTGCTGAAACTCATGAACCTGACCAGCCCGGCCTTGCCTGTCGGCGCCTTCGCTTACTCACAGGGATTGGAGTGGGCCATTGATCACGGCGGCGTCGACACGCCGGAAAAAATCCACAACTGGCTGCAGGGCGTGATTAGCCAGGGACTCGGGAAAACCGATCTGCCGGTGTTGTTCAAGTTGCTGCAGGCCTGGCGCGCTAATGACCATGAACAAATCAATTACTGGAACGCCTGGCTGCTCGCTGCTCGCGAAACTCAGGAGCTACTGGACGAAGACCGCCATGTCGGCAAAGCCCTGGCCAAGCTTCTGCGGGACCTGGGCGTCCCCGGCGCGGAGCCCTGGCTGGCGCAACCGGCGTCCCTGCTGACGTTGTGGACGCTGGCCTGCGCGCATTGGGACATTGATGCGGAGAACGCCGCCCTGGGCTTTCTGTGGAGCTGGCTGGAAAACCAGATCGCCGTGGCGGGAAAGACACTGCCGCTGGCGCAAACGGCGGCGCAGCGCATATTGCAACGCCTGATGCCGGTTCTGACGGAAACGGTTGCCGCCGCAACACAGATAAAGGAAGAAAATTTCGGCGCGTCCCTGCCCGGCTGGGCCATGGCTTGCGCCAATCACGAAACGCAATACTCGCGCCTGTTCCGATCCTGA
- the ureG gene encoding urease accessory protein UreG has protein sequence MSTQTLRVGIGGPVGSGKTALVARLCQELRERFNIAVVTNDIYTEEDAQFLIRNQALTEDRIIGVETGGCPHTAIREDASMNLAAIDTLTARHPGLDLVLVESGGDNLSATFSPELSDLTLYVIDVSAGDKIPRKGGPGITKSDLLIINKTDLAPIVGASLEVMDRDARKMRGDKPFIFSNMKTGEGLQDIISFIIDQGMLQAA, from the coding sequence ATGAGCACACAAACTTTGCGCGTCGGCATCGGCGGCCCGGTGGGTTCCGGCAAAACTGCGCTGGTGGCCCGTCTGTGCCAGGAGCTGCGGGAACGCTTTAATATCGCCGTGGTCACCAACGATATCTATACAGAAGAAGACGCCCAATTTCTGATCCGCAATCAGGCGCTCACCGAAGACCGCATCATCGGCGTGGAAACCGGCGGCTGTCCCCATACCGCCATTCGGGAAGACGCCTCCATGAACCTCGCCGCCATCGACACGCTCACGGCGCGCCACCCCGGACTGGATCTGGTGCTGGTGGAAAGCGGCGGAGATAACCTGAGCGCTACGTTCAGCCCGGAGCTGTCTGACCTTACCCTGTATGTCATCGATGTTTCCGCTGGCGACAAGATTCCACGCAAAGGCGGTCCAGGCATCACCAAGTCCGACCTGTTGATCATCAACAAGACCGATCTGGCGCCGATCGTGGGCGCCTCATTGGAGGTCATGGATCGCGACGCCAGGAAAATGCGCGGTGACAAACCCTTTATTTTCAGTAATATGAAGACCGGCGAAGGCCTGCAGGACATCATCAGTTTTATTATTGACCAAGGTATGCTGCAAGCGGCTTAA
- a CDS encoding HupE/UreJ family protein, whose amino-acid sequence MRFTKAQFLLLTTGLGASMAAVAHPGHGVVGGFFSGLTHPMFGLDHLVAMLGVGFLAWKTGQKARLLLAFLGAMLTGGLLAASSVSLPIPEAMITASLFVLGAALLVAGNSRMLTLAAAPLVALFAVFHGYAHVAEQPAGADSFSYISGFILATAMIQLVGWGVAALAKRYEKTNATRKTLGAGAIATGVAAVASAF is encoded by the coding sequence ATGCGATTCACCAAAGCTCAATTTTTACTACTCACCACAGGCCTGGGCGCCTCCATGGCCGCAGTCGCCCATCCGGGACACGGCGTCGTCGGCGGATTTTTCTCTGGATTGACTCACCCCATGTTCGGCCTGGATCACCTTGTCGCCATGTTGGGCGTGGGCTTCCTGGCTTGGAAAACCGGTCAGAAAGCGCGTCTGTTGCTGGCGTTTCTCGGAGCCATGCTGACCGGCGGCCTGCTGGCTGCCTCAAGCGTTAGCCTGCCGATTCCTGAAGCCATGATCACCGCTTCTTTGTTCGTCCTTGGCGCTGCACTGCTGGTGGCGGGAAACAGCCGTATGCTGACTCTCGCTGCGGCGCCGCTGGTGGCTTTATTCGCAGTTTTCCATGGCTACGCCCATGTCGCCGAGCAACCCGCTGGCGCAGATTCATTCAGCTACATCAGCGGATTCATTCTGGCGACGGCGATGATTCAGCTGGTTGGCTGGGGCGTTGCGGCGCTGGCCAAACGTTATGAAAAAACCAACGCCACCCGTAAAACTCTTGGCGCTGGCGCGATCGCCACAGGCGTCGCCGCGGTAGCTTCCGCTTTCTGA
- the pdxH gene encoding pyridoxamine 5'-phosphate oxidase, translating to MKLDDIRREYLYSGLSRKDLADDPIVQFKNWLQMAIDADLNADPTAMSLATVNAQGVPSQRIVLLKNLDASGFVFYTNLGSRKAQNIAENANVSLHFAWLPMERQICVTGVAEKLSIAEATRYFLSRPHESQVAAWASQQSQAIGSRKLLEQAFEQMKNRFKQGEVPLPSFWGGYRVRPVTIEFWQGRANRLHDRFMYKMVGENWEVERLQP from the coding sequence ATGAAACTAGACGACATCAGACGCGAGTATCTCTACTCCGGCCTGTCCCGCAAAGACCTGGCCGACGACCCCATTGTTCAATTCAAAAACTGGTTGCAGATGGCGATTGACGCCGACCTGAACGCCGACCCCACCGCCATGTCTCTGGCGACGGTCAATGCGCAGGGCGTCCCCAGCCAACGCATCGTATTGCTGAAAAACCTGGATGCCTCCGGATTCGTGTTCTACACCAATCTGGGCAGCCGTAAGGCGCAGAATATTGCAGAAAACGCCAACGTAAGCCTGCATTTCGCGTGGTTGCCGATGGAGCGTCAGATCTGCGTCACCGGCGTGGCGGAGAAGCTTTCCATCGCTGAAGCCACCCGCTACTTTCTGAGCCGTCCTCATGAGTCCCAGGTCGCCGCCTGGGCGTCGCAGCAAAGCCAGGCGATTGGCTCGCGCAAGTTACTGGAGCAGGCGTTCGAGCAGATGAAAAACCGCTTTAAGCAAGGCGAAGTGCCACTGCCCTCATTTTGGGGCGGTTATCGGGTAAGACCGGTGACGATTGAATTCTGGCAAGGCCGCGCGAACCGTTTGCACGATCGCTTTATGTATAAGATGGTCGGAGAGAATTGGGAAGTTGAAAGACTGCAGCCGTAA
- a CDS encoding DUF6231 family protein: MANSPNDLLFDWLTVMSPTCVLNIGPAQPPALRRYSDDRPVNVTSAATTAEIAGVDSRPEAAVISDAVEKLPFLAGQALLAAPRNLLIPNVLATIDHNQSPEWDFNHLIALGFRRLEIFTDHNRALAVYAYSITDYNPKRAWNNAENWANPERFGKYWW, encoded by the coding sequence GTGGCCAATTCGCCAAATGACCTGCTATTTGACTGGCTGACCGTCATGTCTCCGACTTGCGTCCTGAATATCGGTCCGGCGCAGCCGCCCGCTTTGCGCAGATACAGTGACGACAGGCCGGTGAATGTGACAAGCGCCGCCACGACGGCGGAGATTGCGGGCGTCGATAGCCGTCCAGAAGCCGCCGTTATCAGCGATGCGGTGGAGAAACTTCCTTTCCTGGCAGGACAAGCACTGCTGGCGGCCCCACGTAATCTGCTGATTCCCAATGTACTGGCGACCATAGATCATAATCAGTCGCCTGAATGGGACTTCAATCACTTGATCGCACTGGGATTTCGTCGCCTGGAGATTTTTACCGACCACAATCGGGCGCTGGCGGTTTACGCCTATTCCATCACGGATTACAACCCCAAACGGGCCTGGAACAATGCGGAAAACTGGGCGAATCCAGAGAGGTTCGGTAAATATTGGTGGTAA
- a CDS encoding glutamine amidotransferase, translating into MKALGDMETGKLLIALCGDTHPAILEEFGNFDGWFIDVFDKMGISTHLWNTHMYHDAPEGNFIGCVVTGSPAMVTDRAQWSEDLGAWMRGAIERGMPLLGVCYGHQLLADALGGAVDYQPEGREIGSLLITNHASDSDDYIFSRLPHTFHAHLTHAQSVLTLPEGAVNLASSGRVKHQAFRYGDRTWGVQFHPEFTCPIMSAYLSVYRDQIPAAQRLQLEAHLQDCFDAQRVLEIFAEGCLRGFA; encoded by the coding sequence ATGAAGGCGTTGGGCGATATGGAAACAGGAAAACTGCTGATCGCGCTCTGTGGGGATACGCATCCGGCTATCCTTGAAGAGTTCGGTAATTTTGATGGCTGGTTTATTGATGTTTTCGACAAAATGGGGATCTCCACGCATTTGTGGAATACCCATATGTACCATGACGCGCCGGAAGGAAATTTTATTGGCTGCGTCGTCACCGGCTCGCCGGCGATGGTGACGGATCGGGCGCAATGGTCCGAAGACTTAGGCGCTTGGATGCGGGGAGCAATAGAGCGAGGTATGCCGCTGCTGGGAGTCTGCTACGGCCACCAGTTACTGGCTGACGCCTTGGGCGGCGCGGTGGACTACCAACCTGAGGGACGAGAAATCGGTTCCCTGCTGATCACCAACCATGCCTCAGATAGCGATGATTATATCTTCTCGCGATTGCCTCATACCTTTCACGCCCATCTGACTCACGCTCAGTCCGTACTGACCTTGCCGGAAGGGGCGGTGAATCTGGCCAGCAGCGGGCGGGTGAAACATCAGGCGTTCCGCTATGGCGATCGCACCTGGGGCGTGCAGTTTCATCCTGAATTTACCTGTCCCATCATGTCCGCTTATTTATCGGTATACCGCGATCAGATTCCAGCCGCGCAGCGGTTGCAATTGGAGGCGCATTTACAGGATTGTTTTGACGCTCAGAGAGTATTGGAGATATTCGCGGAAGGGTGCTTACGCGGCTTTGCGTAG
- a CDS encoding acylphosphatase has product MQDKQHIRAWVSGKVQGVWYRNSTRQVAERLHILGYAKNLPDGRVEVLAYGDAEAVSQLINWLHDGPEAAIVTEVQTEQVEGETPPLGFEVC; this is encoded by the coding sequence ATGCAGGACAAACAACACATCCGCGCCTGGGTCAGCGGCAAAGTCCAGGGAGTCTGGTACCGCAACTCCACCCGCCAGGTCGCCGAACGCCTCCACATACTCGGCTATGCCAAAAACCTGCCAGACGGCCGCGTCGAAGTCCTCGCCTACGGCGACGCCGAAGCCGTCAGCCAACTCATAAACTGGCTCCACGACGGCCCCGAAGCCGCCATCGTCACAGAAGTCCAAACTGAACAGGTGGAAGGCGAAACGCCGCCGTTGGGGTTTGAAGTATGTTAG
- a CDS encoding Rrf2 family transcriptional regulator, giving the protein MRKDSRLSRVLHVLIHLAASDKPMTSGQIAEMLSTNPVVVRRTMGMLRVQGYVDSAKGHSGGWTLIKPLNEITLLDVHNALGEPTLFTLGLTDEHSNCFIERAINEALKTAMDDAEKKLLSRFGEITLDALAKRS; this is encoded by the coding sequence ATGAGAAAAGACAGTCGTTTATCCCGAGTGTTGCACGTGCTGATTCACCTGGCCGCCAGCGACAAACCTATGACTTCAGGGCAGATTGCTGAGATGCTGTCGACCAACCCAGTCGTGGTGCGCCGCACCATGGGCATGTTGCGAGTGCAGGGATATGTTGATTCCGCCAAAGGCCACAGCGGCGGCTGGACGTTGATTAAACCGCTGAACGAAATCACCCTGCTTGACGTGCATAATGCGCTTGGCGAGCCGACCCTGTTTACGCTGGGTCTCACCGACGAACACTCAAATTGCTTTATTGAAAGGGCGATCAATGAAGCGCTAAAAACCGCCATGGACGACGCGGAAAAGAAACTACTGAGTCGATTTGGCGAGATTACGCTGGATGCCCTGGCGAAACGTTCTTGA
- a CDS encoding class I SAM-dependent methyltransferase yields the protein MDKQQLTQLFDQQAPNYDTQWRRMSPINNGLYFFMETILGVLPERAHILCVGAGTGKELLHLARHFPEWRFTAVEPSGEMLNQCRKAVELAGFTSRCDFYQGYVETLPSEEKFDGATSLLVSQFILDQQARSEFFRHIANRLKPEGLLVSADLVADTHSEIYEGQFNLWLRLMANAAVSQEDIQRMKAAYSQDVAVLPTDTVAATIKAGGFTTPIPFYQAGLIGAFFAHAK from the coding sequence ATGGATAAACAGCAACTGACACAGCTATTCGATCAACAGGCGCCCAACTACGACACGCAGTGGCGACGAATGTCTCCGATTAATAATGGGCTGTATTTCTTCATGGAGACCATTCTTGGCGTCCTGCCAGAAAGAGCCCACATCCTGTGCGTGGGCGCCGGCACGGGTAAAGAGTTGCTGCACTTAGCCCGGCATTTTCCTGAGTGGCGTTTTACCGCCGTTGAACCATCTGGCGAAATGCTGAATCAGTGCCGCAAAGCCGTTGAGCTGGCGGGTTTTACTTCTAGGTGCGACTTTTATCAGGGTTATGTGGAGACACTTCCCAGTGAAGAAAAGTTTGATGGCGCCACCAGTCTGCTGGTTTCCCAATTCATATTGGATCAACAAGCCCGAAGTGAGTTTTTCCGCCATATCGCCAACAGACTCAAACCTGAGGGGCTTCTCGTTAGCGCCGATTTAGTCGCAGATACCCACAGCGAAATCTACGAGGGACAGTTTAATTTATGGCTACGGCTGATGGCGAACGCAGCGGTATCGCAGGAGGATATTCAGCGGATGAAAGCCGCCTATAGTCAGGACGTCGCCGTACTGCCGACAGACACAGTTGCGGCCACCATCAAAGCGGGCGGTTTTACGACACCTATTCCTTTTTATCAAGCTGGCCTTATTGGCGCGTTCTTCGCCCATGCCAAATGA